The following coding sequences lie in one Apostichopus japonicus isolate 1M-3 chromosome 13, ASM3797524v1, whole genome shotgun sequence genomic window:
- the LOC139979067 gene encoding uncharacterized protein translates to MSKTQVEHIDQVALTRRADASANVYLFGGTLTSWKLKEHEVLFLSKDAIFNNKKAIRGGIPLVFPHFGPWGEGRPQHGFARTSLWKLSGQNKDRKSGDVSATFTMEDSEETRKIWNYSFKLTYTVTLKAKSLLLEFTVDNKGQEAFDFTCLLHTYLGVDDITQTSVVGLQGTKYDDKVTGQTDCTEENEEVTISGETDRIYKSTPNELTVKNTKGGKSVIIKKNNFPDAVVWNPWIEKAKAMSDFGDDEYLVMLCVEAGFVAKPFHLEPSETFQASQELSLA, encoded by the exons GTGGAACTTTGACATCCTGGAAGTTGAAAGAACATGAAGTATTGTTTTTAAG CAAAGATGCTATCTTCAACAATAAGAAAGCCATCAGAGGTGGAATTCCCCTTGTATTTC CTCACTTTGGGCCGTGGGGTGAAGGCAGACCGCAGCATGGCTTTGCTAGGACATCACTATGGAAACTGTCTGGTCAAAATAAG GACCGTAAAAGTGGAGATGTGTCTGCAACATTTACTATGGAAGACAgtgaagaaacaagaaaaatctGGAACTATTC ATTCAAACTCACCTACACAGTGACACTAAAGGCAAAATCACTTCTGTTAGAATTCACAGTCGATAACAAAG GTCAAGAGGCATTTGATTTTACCTGTTTGCTTCACACATATCTGGGAGTGGACGACATCACACAGACATCGGTGGTTGGACTGCAAGGAACGAAATATGATGACAAG GTAACCGGTCAGACAGATTGCACAGAAGAAAATGAAGAGGTCACAATTTCGGGAGAGACAGATAG AATATACAAATCGACTCCAAATGAATTAACTGTGAAGAACACAAAGGGAGGAAAGAGTGTCATTATCAAGAAGAACAATTTTCCAGATGCTG TGGTATGGAATCCATGGATTGAAAAAGCCAAGGCAATGTCTGACTTTGGTGATGATGAGTATCTGGTGATGTTGTGCGTCGAGGCAGGATTCGTGGCCAAACCATTCCACTTAGAGCCAAGTGAGACCTTCCAGGCATCCCAGGAACTTTCTCTGGCATAA
- the LOC139979056 gene encoding BTB/POZ domain-containing protein 2-like, giving the protein MAGAPHHRNFRQQQLVEEQPSRSDETTPPQNHNSSNPQAPAGDNNLRLPGLNDLYDALPVAPEQVPLVRRGGRSIQYNWQATKVSTKERLLYMFNNEILSDVHFIVGRGTNVLRVPAHKFVLSVGSAVFDAMFNGGMATSASEVDLPDVEPVAFLSLLKFLYTDEVQIGPESVMTTLYTAKKYAVPSLETACVEFLKKNLSADNAFMLLTQARLFDEPQLANLCLEMIDKHTNEALLAEGFTDIDLATLKVVLERDTLGIKESKLFTAVIRWAEHEVTRTNLELTPENKRKVLEPALNLIRFPLMPVEEFASQAAQSGILTDKEVVNLFLHFTVNPKPPTEFPSNPRCCLTGKEQTLSRYRMVESRWGYSGTSDRIRFRVNKRIFVVGFGLYGSIHGPADYSVKIEIIHSDSGEVLGQNDTAFSCNGSDSTFRVMFKNPVEVGPNMDYIASATLKGPDSHYGTHGVKRIVHESVSSERVVFNFSLAMGNNNGTSVEDGQIPELIFYT; this is encoded by the exons ATGGCTGGTGCTCCTCACCATAGAAATTTCAGACAGCAGCAGCTCGTTGAGGAACAACCAAGCCGATCCGATGAAACGACCCCACCACAGAATCACAACAGTAGCAACCCGCAAGCACCCGCCGGTGATAACAATCTCCGATTACCAGGGCTCAATGATCTCTACGATGCATTGCCAGTAGCTCCTGAACAAGTCCCATTGGTCCGGAGGGGTGGCAGAAGTATACAGTATAACTGGCAGGCCACAAAAGTCTCCACGAAGGAAcgcctactgtacatgtttaatAATGAGATCCTCAGTGACGTTCACTTCATCGTTGGGAGGGGCACAAACGTCCTGAGGGTCCCCGCCCACAAGTTTGTACTCTCTGTCGGCAGTGCCGTGTTTGATGCTATGTTCAATGGGGGCATGGCCACATCCGCCAGCGAAGTGGATCTACCGGACGTAGAACCGGTCGCATTCTTGTCGCTACTGAAATTTCTTTACACGGACGAAGTGCAGATTGGTCCAGAAAGCGTCATGACCACACTGTACACTGCGAAAAAGTATGCGGTGCCCTCTTTAGAGACGGCGTGCGTGGAGTTCTTGAAGAAGAACCTCTCCGCGGACAATGCTTTCATGCTGTTGACACAGGCCCGCCTATTCGACGAGCCCCAGCTGGCGAACCTGTGTCTGGAAATGATCGACAAGCACACGAACGAGGCTCTGTTAGCGGAAGGGTTCACGGATATCGATCTGGCGACGCTCAAGGTCGTCCTGGAGAGAGACACGCTCGGAATCAAGGAGAGTAAACTCTTCACCGCAGTGATCAGATGGGCGGAGCACGAAGTGACCCGAACGAATCTGGAACTGACGCCAGAAAACAAGCGCAAAGTCCTGGAACCCGCTCTCAATCTGATTCGATTCCCGCTCATGCCGGTAGAGGAGTTTGCGAGCCAAGCCGCTCAATCTGGTATCCTAACGGACAAGGAAGTGGTGAATCTGTTCCTGCATTTCACGGTCAACCCGAAACCGCCGACGGAATTCCCGTCCAACCCCCGTTGTTGCCTGACGGGGAAGGAACAGACTCTGTCGAGGTACCGTATGGTGGAGAGCCGATGGGGTTACAGCGGAACCAGTGACAGGATCAG GTTCCGGGTCAACAAAAGGATCTTTGTGGTTGGGTTTGGTCTTTATGGATCTATCCACGGTCCCGCGGACTATAGTGTCAAAATTGAGATCATCCATTCTGATTCCGGGGAAGTGCTCGGTCAGAACGATACAGCCTTCAGCTGTAACGGCTCGGATTCCACCTTTCGAGTCATGTTCAAGAATCCAGTGGAAGTCGGGCCTAACATGGATTACATTGCCAGTGCAACCCTGAAG GGCCCTGACTCGCATTACGGCACTCACGGGGTGAAAAGGATCGTCCACGAGTCGGTCTCCAGTGAGAGGGTCGTTTTCAACTTCTCTTTGGCCATGGGGAACAACAATGGAACTTCTGTGGAAGACGGTCAGATACCAGAATTGATATTCTACACCTGA